One window of Kineococcus mangrovi genomic DNA carries:
- a CDS encoding D-isomer specific 2-hydroxyacid dehydrogenase family protein, which yields MPTPAVHIGPQDDPQLTEAVERGGGRVVPLADAEAVVVTGGHGDLPDLHDGIRWVQLPSAGVESWVGSGLLDRDRTWTSATGAYSTSVAEGAVALLLAGVRAVGRAARATTWDNEALDGEQTTLRGATVAIVGAGGIGKAMIPAFLGLGARVLAVTRRGLPVEGAYETWAADRARDVFAVADHVVLAAPATADTAALVGADELRALGSRGWLVNIARGSLVDTDALVAALRDGMIAGAALDVTDPEPLPDGHPLWSEPRAIVTPHSTNPSSLRVPLLAERVEENVRRFGAGDELLGLVDLDAGY from the coding sequence GTGCCCACCCCCGCCGTGCACATCGGACCGCAGGACGACCCGCAGCTGACCGAGGCGGTGGAGCGCGGCGGCGGCCGGGTCGTCCCGCTCGCCGACGCCGAGGCCGTGGTGGTGACCGGCGGTCACGGCGACCTGCCGGACCTGCACGACGGGATCCGCTGGGTGCAGCTGCCCTCGGCGGGTGTCGAGTCCTGGGTCGGGTCCGGCCTCCTGGACCGCGACCGGACGTGGACGTCGGCCACGGGGGCCTACTCGACGTCGGTGGCCGAGGGGGCCGTCGCGCTGCTGCTCGCGGGCGTCCGCGCCGTCGGCCGCGCCGCCCGCGCCACCACGTGGGACAACGAGGCCCTCGACGGGGAGCAGACGACGCTGCGCGGGGCGACCGTCGCGATCGTCGGCGCCGGCGGCATCGGCAAGGCCATGATCCCGGCGTTCCTCGGGCTCGGCGCCCGCGTCCTGGCCGTCACCCGCCGCGGGCTGCCCGTCGAGGGGGCGTACGAGACGTGGGCCGCCGACCGCGCCCGCGACGTGTTCGCCGTCGCCGACCACGTCGTCCTCGCCGCGCCCGCCACCGCCGACACGGCAGCGCTCGTGGGGGCCGACGAACTGCGCGCGCTCGGGTCGCGGGGCTGGCTGGTGAACATCGCCCGCGGGTCCCTCGTCGACACGGACGCCCTCGTCGCGGCCCTGCGCGACGGGATGATCGCGGGCGCCGCGCTCGACGTCACCGACCCCGAACCGCTGCCCGACGGGCACCCGCTGTGGAGCGAACCGCGCGCGATCGTCACCCCGCACTCGACGAACCCGTCGTCGTTGCGGGTGCCGCTGCTGGCCGAGCGGGTGGAAGAGAACGTCCGCCGCTTCGGCGCCGGTGACGAACTCCTCGGCCTCGTCGACCTCGACGCGGGGTACTGA
- a CDS encoding MSMEG_6728 family protein, translated as MQTFLPYPDFARSAAVLDGPRLGKQRVETLQVLRALELPDYGWVNHPAVRMWRGCTPALVAYGLACTDAWTRAGRADSTARLIAEFAPQVAGRSQAELDGLLPPWLGEEALHRSHRSALLRKDPGFYRPVFGDEDPDDLPYVWPDPPSPEPPVRSPGRLVWVVRPESPQALGEFLTDGVAGLGTASGIDVDVRGAAEGATLRQLLKEVAPGRRPGKDLRVLDSFVHELAPGDEVAVPVERDGALLLGEVVGEYGFASGKGVSVRHRRAVRWGGRAERADVCPPALLQDPRDLFCVDLAV; from the coding sequence GTGCAGACGTTCCTCCCGTACCCCGACTTCGCGCGGTCGGCGGCCGTCCTCGACGGGCCGCGGCTGGGCAAGCAACGGGTGGAGACGCTGCAGGTCCTGCGCGCCCTGGAGCTGCCCGACTACGGCTGGGTGAACCACCCCGCGGTGCGCATGTGGCGCGGGTGCACGCCCGCGCTCGTCGCGTACGGCCTGGCGTGCACGGACGCCTGGACGCGCGCGGGACGCGCGGACTCCACCGCCCGGCTCATCGCCGAGTTCGCCCCGCAGGTCGCGGGGCGCTCGCAGGCCGAGCTCGACGGCCTCCTGCCGCCGTGGCTGGGGGAGGAGGCGCTGCACCGCAGCCACCGGTCGGCGTTGCTGCGCAAGGACCCGGGGTTCTACCGGCCGGTGTTCGGGGACGAGGACCCCGACGACCTGCCGTACGTCTGGCCGGACCCGCCGTCCCCGGAACCGCCGGTGCGCTCCCCGGGGCGCCTCGTCTGGGTGGTCCGTCCGGAGTCGCCGCAGGCGCTGGGGGAGTTCCTCACCGACGGAGTCGCCGGGCTCGGGACGGCGTCGGGCATCGACGTCGACGTGCGGGGCGCGGCCGAGGGGGCCACGCTGCGGCAGCTGCTCAAGGAGGTCGCGCCGGGCAGGCGCCCGGGCAAGGACCTGCGCGTCCTGGACAGCTTCGTCCACGAACTCGCCCCCGGCGACGAGGTGGCCGTCCCCGTGGAGCGGGACGGGGCCCTGCTGCTCGGGGAGGTGGTGGGGGAGTACGGGTTCGCGTCCGGCAAGGGCGTGTCCGTGCGGCACCGCCGCGCGGTGCGCTGGGGCGGGCGCGCCGAACGGGCCGACGTCTGCCCACCCGCCCTGCTGCAGGACCCCCGCGACCTGTTCTGCGTCGACCTCGCCGTCTGA
- a CDS encoding HAD family hydrolase has product MPDTAVLDVDGTLVDTNYQHALAWFRAFRRFDVTLPVWRLHRAIGMGGDQLVPAVAGDGFEAAHGDAVRAAWTEEFDPLQPEVQPFEGARDLIAELDRRGWTVVLASSGKQQHVDAYLDLLDARDLVDGWTTSDDADATKPAPDLLQVALERVSGRSGVLLGDSVWDCEAAKNAGMGSLAVRTGGFSAEELADAGASAVFDSLPELIESLDRTGFARPS; this is encoded by the coding sequence GTGCCCGACACCGCCGTCCTCGACGTCGACGGGACCCTCGTCGACACCAACTACCAGCACGCCCTCGCGTGGTTCCGCGCGTTCCGGCGCTTCGACGTGACGCTGCCCGTGTGGCGGCTGCACCGGGCGATCGGGATGGGCGGGGACCAGCTGGTGCCCGCGGTGGCCGGGGACGGGTTCGAGGCCGCCCACGGGGACGCCGTCCGCGCGGCGTGGACGGAGGAGTTCGACCCGCTGCAGCCCGAGGTCCAGCCGTTCGAGGGGGCCCGGGACCTGATCGCCGAGCTGGACCGCCGCGGCTGGACGGTCGTGCTCGCCTCCTCCGGCAAGCAGCAGCACGTCGACGCCTACCTGGACCTCCTGGACGCCCGCGACCTCGTCGACGGGTGGACGACCTCGGACGACGCGGACGCGACGAAACCCGCCCCGGACCTGCTGCAGGTGGCCCTCGAACGGGTCTCGGGGCGTTCCGGGGTGCTGCTGGGGGACTCGGTCTGGGACTGCGAGGCGGCGAAGAACGCCGGGATGGGCAGCCTCGCGGTGCGCACCGGGGGTTTCTCCGCCGAGGAGCTCGCCGACGCCGGTGCGAGCGCCGTCTTCGACTCCCTGCCCGAACTCATCGAGTCCCTGGACCGCACGGGGTTCGCCCGCCCGTCCTGA
- a CDS encoding S8 family serine peptidase, producing MPTPARPTTRTAVVGAALLAATLAAAPAQAATPTSPATGATVHVDALRWVDGQPRLETRTATGTASAARLVRALDADPALSDAQVRTTYRMTPTGSAALPARRLLATDPYLRYAYHLTAVDAYAAWPTTKGAGVKVAVLDSGVDPTQPDLVGRVQPLGNFTGESDAIVVDHGTEVATVVAGAYGNAVGAAGVAPEVTVLSGKVCRKDGCPSDAVVAGITAAVKAGANVVNLSLGGPDYNSTTAATIQWAVERGVVVVASAGNSGATGNAVQYPAAYPGVVSVSASTTSGAAAAWAQHNSSVDLSAPGEAIPVGTPRRSDGSYAVVAASGTSFSAPQVAAAAALLRAVAPTADVATVSGWLTGTATEQTWPDGYGAGMLDVAAAVRAARAAAPAPAAPPAAAPTSPPTTAPTTAPTSPAPAAVPRARRALRPVPVPTRS from the coding sequence GTGCCCACACCCGCCCGCCCCACCACCCGGACCGCCGTGGTGGGCGCCGCGCTGCTCGCCGCGACCCTCGCGGCGGCGCCGGCGCAGGCCGCCACCCCCACCTCCCCCGCGACCGGCGCGACCGTCCACGTCGACGCCCTGCGCTGGGTCGACGGGCAGCCGCGGCTGGAGACCCGGACGGCCACCGGCACGGCCTCCGCCGCCCGGCTGGTGCGCGCGCTCGACGCCGACCCCGCCCTCAGCGACGCCCAGGTGCGCACGACGTACCGGATGACACCCACGGGGTCCGCGGCCCTGCCCGCGCGCCGGCTGCTCGCCACCGACCCCTACCTGCGGTACGCCTACCACCTCACCGCGGTCGACGCCTACGCCGCGTGGCCCACCACGAAGGGCGCCGGGGTCAAGGTCGCCGTCCTCGACTCCGGCGTCGACCCCACGCAGCCGGACCTGGTCGGGCGCGTGCAACCGCTCGGCAACTTCACCGGCGAGTCCGACGCGATCGTCGTCGACCACGGCACCGAGGTCGCGACCGTCGTCGCCGGCGCCTACGGCAACGCGGTGGGCGCCGCGGGGGTCGCCCCGGAGGTCACCGTCCTGTCGGGCAAGGTGTGCCGCAAGGACGGCTGCCCCAGCGACGCCGTCGTCGCCGGGATCACGGCCGCGGTGAAGGCGGGCGCGAACGTCGTCAACCTGTCCCTGGGGGGACCGGACTACAACAGCACGACCGCCGCCACGATCCAGTGGGCGGTCGAGCGGGGTGTCGTCGTCGTCGCCTCCGCGGGCAACTCCGGTGCCACGGGCAACGCCGTCCAGTACCCCGCGGCGTACCCGGGCGTCGTCTCGGTGTCGGCGTCCACGACGTCCGGCGCGGCCGCCGCCTGGGCCCAGCACAACTCCTCCGTCGACCTCAGCGCACCGGGGGAGGCGATCCCGGTGGGCACCCCCCGCAGGTCCGACGGGTCCTACGCCGTGGTCGCCGCGTCGGGCACGTCGTTCTCGGCCCCCCAGGTGGCCGCCGCGGCGGCCCTCCTGCGCGCCGTCGCCCCGACGGCCGACGTCGCGACGGTCTCGGGCTGGCTCACCGGCACGGCGACGGAGCAGACCTGGCCCGACGGGTACGGCGCCGGGATGCTCGACGTCGCCGCGGCCGTCCGGGCCGCCCGCGCCGCGGCCCCTGCCCCCGCAGCACCCCCCGCGGCCGCACCCACGAGCCCGCCGACGACCGCACCGACGACCGCACCGACGTCGCCCGCCCCGGCCGCGGTGCCGCGCGCCCGCCGCGCGCTGCGCCCGGTGCCGGTCCCGACCCGGTCCTGA
- a CDS encoding sugar ABC transporter substrate-binding protein produces the protein MARQTARRSVRQAGRRGSTRAGLAALLVLPLALGACGGGGGGTAGGSPDTLRVLDYYNSDPNKTIWGDAIEACGQSVGMEISRESVPGDTLIQKVLQQSSSRTLPDVLMLDNPDVQQIAASGALAPLGDLGVDSSGVADGVLQASTYEGELYALQPVTNTIALFYNRQVLDAAGIAPPTTWDELKTASAQLTQGDQYGFAMSNINTYEGTWQFLPFMWSNGGDEKDIATPQTAEALQLVKDLMTSGSLSQSSVNWSQADVADQFSAGKAAMMINGPWNFGVLDAVDGLDYGIVPLPVPQAGETAVSPFGGEAWTVPQTGDQEKQQKAAELVQCLNSDENEVEISLGTGTVPTKPELSDQVTSQNPKLEAFAAQVPDLRARTGELGPDWPQAATKIYTAVQNALVGGMTPEDALKQAQDG, from the coding sequence ATGGCACGACAGACGGCTCGACGCTCGGTCCGGCAGGCGGGACGGCGGGGCAGCACCCGCGCCGGGCTCGCCGCCCTGCTGGTGCTGCCGCTGGCCCTGGGGGCCTGCGGTGGCGGTGGTGGTGGCACCGCGGGCGGCAGCCCGGACACCCTGCGGGTGCTCGACTACTACAACTCCGACCCCAACAAGACGATCTGGGGCGACGCCATCGAGGCGTGCGGGCAGAGCGTGGGCATGGAGATCTCCCGCGAGTCCGTCCCGGGGGACACCCTCATCCAGAAGGTGCTGCAGCAGAGCTCCTCCAGGACGCTGCCCGACGTCCTCATGCTCGACAACCCCGACGTCCAGCAGATCGCCGCCTCCGGCGCCCTGGCCCCCCTGGGCGACCTCGGCGTCGACTCCTCCGGTGTCGCCGACGGCGTGCTCCAGGCCTCCACGTACGAGGGCGAGCTCTACGCCCTGCAGCCGGTGACGAACACGATCGCGCTGTTCTACAACCGGCAAGTCCTCGACGCCGCCGGGATCGCGCCCCCCACGACGTGGGACGAGCTGAAGACCGCCTCCGCCCAGCTCACGCAGGGCGACCAGTACGGGTTCGCGATGTCGAACATCAACACCTACGAGGGCACCTGGCAGTTCCTGCCGTTCATGTGGTCCAACGGTGGCGACGAGAAGGACATCGCCACCCCGCAGACGGCCGAGGCGCTGCAGCTCGTCAAGGACCTCATGACCTCCGGGTCGCTGTCGCAGTCGTCGGTCAACTGGTCGCAGGCCGACGTCGCCGACCAGTTCTCGGCGGGCAAGGCCGCCATGATGATCAACGGCCCGTGGAACTTCGGCGTCCTCGACGCGGTGGACGGTCTGGACTACGGCATCGTGCCCCTCCCCGTCCCGCAGGCCGGCGAGACGGCCGTCTCGCCCTTCGGCGGCGAGGCGTGGACCGTGCCGCAGACCGGCGACCAGGAGAAGCAGCAGAAGGCCGCCGAGCTCGTGCAGTGCCTCAACAGCGACGAGAACGAGGTGGAGATCTCCCTCGGGACCGGGACGGTGCCGACGAAGCCGGAGCTGTCCGACCAGGTCACCTCGCAGAACCCCAAGCTCGAGGCGTTCGCCGCCCAGGTCCCGGACCTGCGGGCCCGCACCGGTGAGCTCGGGCCGGACTGGCCCCAGGCCGCCACGAAGATCTACACCGCCGTCCAGAACGCCCTCGTCGGTGGGATGACGCCGGAGGACGCGCTGAAGCAGGCGCAGGATGGCTGA
- a CDS encoding carbohydrate ABC transporter permease — protein sequence MADPAVGVRSRTAPPAGAPAGRRGSQKTQARVVQVAFLVPAVVYLVLFFGYPVVKNVLMGFQAYTTRTFYTGEAPWVGLANYSAVVGNAIFDRTLWNTLFFTVGSIVGQFAIGLAIAVFFHKKFALSGVLRSLILLPWLIPMIAGTAVWRWILDTDNGALNRLLSAVPGLDLHPNWLTSPELALLAVIGVNIWLGIPFNMTILYGGLQEIPEDLYEAGALDGATGWRAFRHITWPMLRPVVTVVLVLGVVYTLKVIDVILGLTNGGPANSTQTISTFSYDMSFRQFDFGQGAALGNILILISLVFAVVYLRINRKAVDE from the coding sequence ATGGCTGACCCCGCCGTCGGCGTCCGTTCCCGCACCGCCCCGCCGGCCGGGGCGCCGGCGGGGCGCCGGGGGTCGCAGAAGACGCAGGCCCGGGTCGTCCAGGTCGCGTTCCTCGTCCCCGCCGTCGTCTACCTCGTGCTGTTCTTCGGCTACCCCGTGGTCAAGAACGTCCTCATGGGGTTCCAGGCGTACACGACCCGGACGTTCTACACCGGTGAGGCCCCCTGGGTCGGGCTGGCGAACTACTCCGCCGTCGTCGGCAACGCCATCTTCGACCGGACGCTGTGGAACACGCTGTTCTTCACGGTCGGCTCGATCGTCGGGCAGTTCGCCATCGGCCTGGCCATCGCGGTGTTCTTCCACAAGAAGTTCGCGCTGTCCGGCGTGCTGCGCTCCCTCATCCTGCTGCCCTGGCTCATCCCGATGATCGCCGGGACCGCGGTCTGGCGCTGGATCCTCGACACCGACAACGGGGCGCTGAACCGCCTGCTGTCGGCCGTGCCCGGACTGGACCTGCACCCGAACTGGCTGACGTCCCCGGAACTGGCGCTCCTCGCCGTCATCGGGGTCAACATCTGGCTGGGGATCCCGTTCAACATGACGATCCTCTACGGCGGGCTGCAGGAGATCCCGGAGGACCTCTACGAGGCCGGTGCCCTGGACGGCGCGACCGGGTGGCGCGCGTTCCGCCACATCACCTGGCCGATGCTGCGGCCGGTGGTGACGGTGGTGCTCGTGCTCGGCGTCGTCTACACGCTCAAGGTGATCGACGTGATCCTCGGTCTGACCAACGGTGGACCGGCGAACTCGACCCAGACCATCTCGACGTTCTCCTACGACATGTCGTTCCGGCAGTTCGACTTCGGTCAGGGCGCCGCGCTCGGCAACATCCTCATCCTCATCTCCCTCGTGTTCGCCGTGGTCTACCTGCGGATCAACCGGAAGGCGGTCGACGAATGA
- a CDS encoding carbohydrate ABC transporter permease, whose product MSAVVTHRTEPGAPVRPSGRAPRRPVHTVVGILILAVMLFPLYWMVNVSLQPAGNAVATPWFPADITLRGYSTAISEQGGNLVTSLVISLGAVVFSLVIATPAAYAMAHFKLGRWATIVLFGILVTQMVPGIVVANALYSAYSDLGLLNTVPGLILADSAAGIPFSIILMRAFMGSIPTSIVEAAYVDGAGHVRAFFSIVLPMSRNALITAGLFTFLFAWGDFLFALTLTTTADLRPITLGLYTYVGSFVADWSPIMATAVLSSLPAIALLVLAQRYVAAGVTGGAVK is encoded by the coding sequence ATGAGCGCGGTCGTCACCCACCGGACCGAACCCGGCGCCCCGGTCCGGCCCTCGGGCCGGGCCCCCCGCCGGCCCGTCCACACGGTCGTCGGCATCCTCATCCTGGCGGTCATGCTGTTCCCGCTGTACTGGATGGTGAACGTCTCCCTGCAGCCGGCCGGGAACGCCGTCGCCACGCCCTGGTTCCCGGCGGACATCACCCTGCGCGGGTACTCCACGGCCATCAGCGAGCAGGGCGGCAACCTCGTCACCTCGCTGGTCATCAGCCTGGGCGCGGTCGTCTTCAGCCTGGTCATCGCCACCCCCGCGGCCTACGCGATGGCCCACTTCAAGCTCGGCCGGTGGGCGACGATCGTGCTGTTCGGCATCCTCGTCACCCAGATGGTGCCGGGCATCGTCGTGGCCAACGCCCTGTACTCGGCCTACAGCGACCTGGGGCTGCTCAACACGGTGCCGGGGCTGATCCTGGCCGACTCCGCGGCGGGCATCCCGTTCTCCATCATCCTCATGCGGGCGTTCATGGGGTCCATCCCCACCTCGATCGTCGAGGCCGCCTACGTGGACGGGGCCGGGCACGTGCGCGCGTTCTTCTCGATCGTGCTGCCCATGAGCCGCAACGCGCTCATCACGGCGGGGTTGTTCACGTTCCTCTTCGCCTGGGGCGACTTCCTCTTCGCCCTGACCCTGACCACCACCGCGGACCTGCGGCCCATCACCCTAGGCCTGTACACCTACGTCGGCAGCTTCGTCGCGGACTGGTCGCCCATCATGGCGACGGCCGTCCTGTCGTCGCTGCCCGCCATCGCCCTGCTCGTCCTGGCCCAGCGGTACGTCGCCGCCGGTGTCACGGGCGGCGCCGTCAAGTAG
- a CDS encoding ThuA domain-containing protein codes for MINVTVWGENRHEQLEPEVAKRYPNGMHGAIAEGIEANLGEAVTVRTATLDDPEHGLSEEVLRGTDVLTWWGHAAHAEVSDEVVERVQRHVLAGMGLIVLHSGHWSKVFTRLMGTSCTLRWRSEHDRELLWTVDPTHPIAQGVPHPMVIEEDEMYGEFFDIPTPDELVFLSSFSGGEVFRSGCTFKRGFGKIFYFRPGDQDFPTYFHPGVRKVLSNAVEWAVTVRPERTGPVLLRYDTEDFYNGHGYEGALDPDKQQEAQQ; via the coding sequence ATGATCAACGTCACCGTGTGGGGCGAGAACCGCCACGAGCAACTGGAACCGGAGGTCGCGAAGCGCTACCCGAACGGCATGCACGGGGCGATCGCCGAGGGCATCGAGGCCAACCTCGGCGAGGCCGTCACGGTCCGCACCGCCACCCTCGACGACCCCGAGCACGGCTTGAGCGAGGAGGTCCTGCGGGGCACCGACGTCCTCACCTGGTGGGGTCACGCGGCCCACGCCGAGGTCTCCGACGAGGTCGTCGAGCGCGTGCAGCGGCACGTCCTGGCCGGGATGGGGCTCATCGTCCTGCACTCCGGGCACTGGTCGAAGGTGTTCACCCGCCTCATGGGGACCTCCTGCACGCTGCGCTGGCGCTCGGAGCACGACCGCGAACTGCTGTGGACGGTCGACCCGACCCACCCGATCGCCCAGGGCGTCCCGCACCCGATGGTGATCGAGGAGGACGAGATGTACGGGGAGTTCTTCGACATCCCCACCCCCGACGAGCTCGTCTTCCTCTCCAGCTTCTCCGGCGGGGAGGTGTTCCGCTCCGGCTGCACCTTCAAGCGCGGGTTCGGGAAGATCTTCTACTTCCGCCCCGGCGACCAGGACTTCCCGACGTACTTCCACCCCGGCGTCCGCAAGGTCCTCTCCAACGCGGTCGAGTGGGCCGTCACCGTCCGCCCCGAGCGGACCGGCCCCGTCCTGCTGCGCTACGACACCGAGGACTTCTACAACGGTCACGGGTACGAGGGGGCGCTGGACCCCGACAAGCAGCAGGAGGCGCAGCAGTGA
- a CDS encoding Gfo/Idh/MocA family protein has protein sequence MTRLVLVGAGGMGRAWLGALLRDPGAELAGVVDLDLDVARAALAEVEGGAGADVPVGQDVVEVARRVGADAVVNVTVPQAHHPVTTAALFAGFPVLGEKPVASTVAQALSLAAASEVSGQPFLVSQSRRYNPHVEEFRAQAAVLGDLGSLSTEFFKAPHFGGFREEMAQPLLVDMAIHQFDLARHLLDAEPVSVYCESFNPPWSWYSGDASATAVFEMSSGARYTFTGSWCAPGAETSWNGSWRLSGANGSAVWNGDDRPVLDAAGTAGEFTDPGQEIAGSLAAFVAFLTRGTPFSGEVHDNVLSLAMVEAAVESAGSGTRVQLDDVLDRAYARALADEQREDVATALKGWSSVRSALAGGR, from the coding sequence GTGACCCGCCTCGTGCTCGTGGGGGCCGGCGGGATGGGCCGGGCCTGGCTCGGCGCGCTCCTGCGCGACCCCGGTGCCGAGCTCGCCGGGGTCGTCGACCTCGACCTCGACGTGGCCCGTGCGGCGCTGGCCGAGGTGGAGGGCGGGGCGGGCGCGGACGTGCCCGTCGGGCAGGACGTCGTGGAGGTCGCGCGCCGCGTCGGGGCCGACGCCGTCGTCAACGTGACGGTCCCGCAGGCCCACCACCCGGTGACCACCGCCGCGCTGTTCGCCGGGTTCCCCGTCCTCGGCGAGAAGCCCGTGGCCTCCACCGTCGCGCAGGCGCTGTCCCTGGCGGCCGCCTCCGAGGTCAGCGGGCAGCCGTTCCTCGTCTCCCAGTCGCGCCGGTACAACCCGCACGTGGAGGAGTTCCGGGCCCAGGCCGCCGTCCTGGGCGACCTGGGGTCGCTGTCGACGGAGTTCTTCAAGGCCCCGCACTTCGGGGGGTTCCGCGAGGAGATGGCCCAGCCGCTGCTGGTGGACATGGCCATCCACCAGTTCGACCTGGCGCGCCACCTGCTCGACGCCGAACCGGTGTCGGTCTACTGCGAGTCGTTCAACCCGCCGTGGTCCTGGTACTCCGGGGACGCCTCGGCCACCGCCGTGTTCGAGATGTCGTCCGGCGCCCGGTACACGTTCACCGGCTCGTGGTGCGCGCCGGGCGCGGAGACGTCCTGGAACGGGTCGTGGCGGCTCTCGGGTGCGAACGGGTCGGCCGTCTGGAACGGCGACGACCGTCCCGTGCTGGACGCCGCCGGCACGGCGGGGGAGTTCACCGACCCCGGCCAGGAGATCGCCGGCTCGCTGGCCGCCTTCGTCGCGTTCCTCACCCGCGGCACCCCCTTCTCCGGGGAGGTGCACGACAACGTCCTCAGCCTGGCGATGGTCGAGGCCGCGGTGGAGTCCGCAGGGTCGGGCACGCGGGTGCAGCTCGACGACGTCCTGGACCGCGCCTACGCGCGGGCCCTGGCCGACGAGCAGCGCGAGGACGTGGCCACGGCGCTCAAGGGCTGGTCGTCGGTGCGCTCGGCCCTGGCGGGCGGTCGCTGA
- a CDS encoding LacI family DNA-binding transcriptional regulator encodes MRIDDEVSGAGGRGAVAGNRGGTGRTVTSKDVARVAGVSQSTVSYVMSGKRPISARTRRIVEDAIAQLTYHPNAGARALASQRTQIVAVVMPFDVGLGAAGLMAFIEEITLAARARDHDVLIVTAEEGVDGLRRVAGRALCDAVVVMEVSTDDPRAAIARDLRVPTLFIGFPDDAAGLHCIDFDFEDGARLLVGELAGAARVSALVWGPDTVDRGLNYVPRFRAAAQEAAAAAGVQLDWVPLERDRVEEQVRTVLDGGGQALLVTSFLSRVVHAVQEAGLRPGTDLDLVALATDADATGFTVPLTAVSTHPRDVSRQAMSWLFDLLEQGAGPAGVRRVPAFVTRRSSVRASPTPRVP; translated from the coding sequence ATGCGCATCGACGACGAGGTGTCGGGTGCGGGCGGGAGAGGTGCGGTGGCCGGGAACCGGGGTGGGACGGGTCGCACCGTGACGAGCAAGGACGTCGCGCGGGTCGCCGGGGTCTCCCAGAGCACCGTCTCCTACGTCATGAGCGGCAAGCGGCCGATCTCCGCGCGCACCCGCCGCATCGTCGAGGACGCGATCGCCCAGCTCACCTACCACCCGAACGCCGGCGCCCGGGCGCTGGCCAGCCAGCGCACCCAGATCGTCGCGGTGGTCATGCCCTTCGACGTCGGGCTCGGCGCGGCCGGTCTCATGGCGTTCATCGAGGAGATCACCCTCGCGGCCCGCGCCCGCGACCACGACGTGCTCATCGTGACGGCCGAGGAGGGGGTCGACGGGCTGCGGCGCGTCGCCGGACGCGCCCTGTGCGACGCCGTGGTCGTCATGGAGGTCAGCACCGACGACCCGCGCGCCGCGATCGCGCGCGACCTGCGGGTGCCGACGCTGTTCATCGGCTTCCCCGACGACGCGGCCGGGCTGCACTGCATCGACTTCGACTTCGAGGACGGCGCCCGCCTCCTCGTCGGCGAACTCGCGGGCGCCGCCCGCGTCTCGGCCCTCGTCTGGGGGCCCGACACGGTGGACCGGGGCCTGAACTACGTCCCGCGGTTCCGGGCCGCCGCGCAGGAGGCGGCCGCGGCTGCCGGCGTGCAGCTGGACTGGGTCCCGCTCGAGCGCGACCGCGTGGAGGAGCAGGTGCGGACCGTCCTGGACGGCGGCGGCCAGGCCCTGCTCGTGACCTCCTTCCTGTCCCGCGTCGTGCACGCGGTCCAGGAGGCGGGGTTGCGCCCAGGGACCGACCTCGACCTCGTGGCCCTCGCCACCGACGCCGACGCGACCGGGTTCACGGTGCCCCTCACGGCGGTCTCCACGCACCCGCGCGACGTGTCCCGACAGGCCATGTCGTGGTTGTTCGACCTCCTCGAGCAGGGGGCGGGACCGGCCGGGGTGCGCCGGGTGCCGGCCTTCGTGACCCGCCGGTCCTCGGTGCGGGCGAGCCCCACCCCGCGCGTTCCGTGA